A region of Caldicoprobacter guelmensis DNA encodes the following proteins:
- a CDS encoding FtsK/SpoIIIE family DNA translocase: MSKKKERSSKSDSRIYHEVIGVLLIGVGLFALISIYTNQAGIVGKYLKQMVMGLFGLVGYAIPLLLVISGMLTILAYRKRVNKLKLLLIVLTVVFVMSITHISYFSHFDWTSITTFVHSSYIKGQEVKGSGALLAPFAFAIYKLFGLAGSYVLLGAFVVINLLLLTNLSLRDMGHNIYSSIKPVLHKRCKPFVGKTIPVEEFKKKNGEDLRPLNVAFEQKNEALPLTRQRAKKREGKDGNQQQEAQPQNARLEALQKEGYIIPPLDLLKLPPASSNDREQDKIAESNAKLLEETLSSFGVSAKVTQISRGPVITRYELQPAPGVKVSRIVSLADDIALNLAAPSVRIEAPIPGKAAVGIEVPNRDVSPVLLREVLGSEEFIFHPSKLAVALGKDIAGKNIIADIARMPHLLIAGATGSGKSVCINTIIVSILYKASPREVKFIMVDPKVVELNHYNGIPHLLIPVVTNPKKAAGALNWAVQEMVSRYNLFADAGVKDIEGYNSIVESEDERLPQIVVIIDELADLMMVSPSEVEDAICRLAQMARAAGIHLVIATQRPSVDVITGLIKANIPSRIAFAVSSQVDSRTILDMNGAEKLLGRGDMLFYPVGVNKPIRVQGCFISEKEVKAVVEYIKSQNGAPLYDADAMEKVEEDDGKSHNLGEHDELLPEAIEIVIEAGQASISMLQRRLRIGYARAARLIDEMEARGIVSGFEGSKPRSVLITREEFERLYKDAK; the protein is encoded by the coding sequence ATGTCGAAGAAGAAAGAAAGGAGCTCAAAAAGCGATAGCCGAATATACCATGAAGTGATAGGAGTATTGCTGATTGGGGTAGGCCTTTTTGCGCTTATAAGCATATATACCAATCAGGCGGGCATTGTGGGTAAATACCTCAAGCAGATGGTCATGGGGTTATTTGGCCTTGTCGGGTACGCCATCCCGCTCCTGCTGGTTATATCCGGTATGCTAACCATACTGGCTTATCGCAAGAGGGTAAACAAGCTAAAGCTTTTGCTCATTGTCCTTACCGTGGTATTTGTAATGTCAATCACTCATATATCGTACTTTAGCCATTTTGATTGGACCAGTATAACAACTTTTGTACATTCGTCCTACATTAAAGGGCAAGAGGTTAAAGGTAGTGGGGCATTGCTGGCTCCCTTTGCGTTTGCTATATACAAGCTGTTTGGCCTGGCAGGCAGCTACGTGCTTTTAGGCGCTTTTGTGGTCATCAACCTGCTGCTGCTGACCAACTTGTCGCTTAGGGACATGGGGCATAACATATACAGCTCTATAAAACCGGTGCTTCATAAGCGGTGTAAGCCCTTTGTAGGGAAAACCATACCTGTTGAGGAATTTAAGAAAAAGAATGGTGAAGACCTGCGTCCGCTCAATGTAGCATTTGAACAAAAAAACGAGGCACTACCGCTTACAAGGCAGAGGGCGAAAAAGCGGGAAGGCAAGGATGGAAATCAGCAACAGGAAGCACAGCCCCAGAATGCTCGCCTAGAAGCGCTGCAGAAAGAGGGGTACATAATCCCTCCACTGGACTTGCTAAAGTTGCCCCCTGCCAGCTCCAATGATAGGGAACAGGACAAAATAGCCGAGAGCAATGCCAAATTGCTTGAGGAGACTTTAAGCAGCTTTGGTGTCAGTGCAAAGGTTACGCAGATAAGCCGAGGGCCAGTCATCACCAGGTATGAGCTTCAGCCCGCTCCGGGGGTAAAGGTGAGCAGGATCGTCAGCCTGGCCGATGACATAGCGCTCAACCTGGCGGCTCCATCGGTACGAATAGAAGCCCCCATCCCGGGTAAAGCAGCTGTTGGGATTGAGGTACCCAATCGGGATGTCTCACCCGTTTTATTGAGGGAAGTGCTGGGCTCAGAGGAGTTCATCTTTCACCCTTCCAAGTTGGCGGTGGCTTTGGGCAAGGACATAGCCGGTAAAAACATCATTGCCGATATTGCCAGGATGCCCCACCTGCTTATAGCCGGAGCCACAGGATCTGGTAAAAGCGTGTGTATAAACACCATTATAGTAAGCATACTCTACAAGGCTTCGCCTCGAGAGGTTAAATTCATCATGGTGGACCCGAAGGTTGTGGAGCTTAACCACTATAACGGCATTCCACACCTGCTAATACCGGTTGTGACCAATCCCAAAAAAGCGGCCGGAGCTCTCAATTGGGCGGTACAGGAGATGGTATCGCGCTACAACCTGTTTGCCGATGCCGGGGTAAAGGATATAGAAGGTTACAACAGCATTGTGGAAAGCGAGGATGAACGCCTGCCACAGATAGTGGTAATCATAGATGAGCTTGCTGACCTGATGATGGTTTCACCTTCTGAAGTGGAAGATGCCATATGCCGCCTGGCACAAATGGCGCGGGCTGCAGGAATCCATCTGGTGATTGCCACGCAAAGGCCATCAGTGGACGTTATTACCGGGCTTATAAAGGCGAACATCCCATCGCGTATCGCTTTTGCGGTTTCTTCACAGGTTGATTCAAGGACTATACTGGACATGAACGGGGCTGAGAAACTGTTGGGGCGTGGCGACATGCTGTTTTATCCGGTGGGCGTCAATAAACCCATAAGGGTTCAAGGATGTTTCATTTCAGAGAAAGAGGTAAAAGCGGTTGTTGAGTACATTAAGAGCCAAAATGGCGCTCCTCTCTATGATGCTGACGCCATGGAGAAGGTCGAGGAGGATGATGGGAAATCGCATAACTTAGGCGAGCATGACGAGTTGTTGCCTGAGGCCATAGAAATTGTCATAGAAGCCGGACAAGCATCTATTTCTATGTTGCAAAGGCGGCTGCGCATAGGCTATGCACGTGCAGCCCGGCTTATAGATGAAATGGAGGCACGGGGAATAGTGAGCGGTTTTGAAGGCAGTAAGCCCCGAAGCGTTCTCATAACCCGCGAAGAATTTGAAAGGCTGTACAAGGATGCAAAATAG
- the dapG gene encoding aspartate kinase, with product MKVIVQKFGGTSVATPDVRAKAVQKVINARKSGYHPVVVVSAMGRNGAPYATDTLIALAKNEHVDTHPRELDLLMSCGEIISSVIMVNALRAKGYEAVALTGGQAGIITDNNFGSANILRINPDRIYMYLEMGKIPVVAGFQGVTEGGDITTLGRGGSDTTAAALGKALSASFVEIYTDVDGIMTADPRLVPNATVLKHLTYSEVFQMADQGAKVIHPKAVEIAMSCSIPLIIKNINGNGPGTIVSSYDEGNYAQDTEYDPNQVVTSISHMLNRTQVLIENVNPEFQNIILSRLAENGISIDLINVFPDKMIFTIDGNDADKAKSIFEPLMCRYSMIHNCSKISAIGNRMRGVPGVMARVLKALVKNQIQVLQTADSHTTISCLIKGEDTAKALMALHDEFKLHAR from the coding sequence ATGAAGGTTATAGTACAAAAATTTGGAGGTACCTCTGTAGCTACCCCCGATGTGCGAGCCAAAGCCGTCCAAAAGGTGATAAATGCAAGGAAGAGCGGTTATCATCCTGTGGTGGTGGTATCGGCCATGGGACGCAATGGAGCGCCCTATGCCACCGATACACTCATAGCTCTTGCAAAAAATGAGCACGTAGATACTCATCCCAGGGAATTAGACCTGCTCATGTCCTGCGGCGAAATCATATCCAGCGTCATTATGGTAAACGCTTTAAGGGCAAAGGGATACGAGGCTGTGGCATTGACAGGAGGGCAGGCGGGCATTATTACCGATAATAACTTCGGTAGCGCCAACATATTGAGGATAAACCCCGACAGAATATACATGTACCTTGAGATGGGTAAAATACCCGTTGTAGCAGGATTTCAGGGTGTTACCGAGGGCGGTGACATAACTACCCTTGGAAGGGGTGGCAGCGACACCACAGCTGCCGCACTCGGTAAAGCTCTTTCCGCTTCCTTTGTGGAGATATACACTGACGTAGACGGAATCATGACAGCTGACCCCAGGCTGGTACCAAACGCTACTGTGCTAAAGCACCTGACCTATTCCGAGGTTTTCCAAATGGCCGACCAAGGCGCCAAAGTAATTCATCCTAAAGCCGTCGAAATAGCCATGAGCTGCAGCATACCGCTCATCATCAAAAACATCAACGGCAATGGACCGGGCACCATAGTTTCATCATATGATGAGGGCAACTACGCTCAAGATACGGAGTATGACCCCAATCAGGTAGTCACCAGCATATCTCATATGCTCAACAGGACACAGGTCTTAATAGAGAACGTAAATCCCGAGTTCCAAAATATCATCTTAAGTCGGCTGGCTGAGAATGGTATAAGCATTGACCTCATCAATGTATTCCCGGATAAGATGATATTCACTATAGACGGCAATGATGCAGACAAGGCCAAAAGCATCTTTGAACCACTCATGTGTCGGTATTCCATGATACACAACTGCAGCAAGATATCGGCCATAGGCAACAGAATGAGAGGCGTTCCAGGGGTGATGGCCAGGGTCCTAAAGGCCTTGGTCAAAAACCAGATACAAGTGCTTCAAACCGCCGATTCCCATACCACCATTTCCTGCCTTATAAAAGGAGAAGATACCGCAAAAGCATTGATGGCGTTACATGACGAATTTAAATTGCATGCTCGATGA
- a CDS encoding carboxymuconolactone decarboxylase family protein, which produces MPLPPFLAPVGKSDPDFGKVIEEVYALSMGEGALDQKTKLLIALAVDAVHGAAQGVTNIARLLKSMGVTDEEIREALRIAYFASGNAILASYAAAFPENK; this is translated from the coding sequence ATGCCACTGCCGCCTTTTTTAGCGCCGGTAGGTAAAAGCGACCCTGATTTTGGGAAGGTTATCGAAGAGGTATACGCTTTATCGATGGGAGAGGGAGCCCTGGATCAAAAGACCAAGCTCTTGATTGCATTGGCTGTAGACGCCGTCCATGGAGCTGCTCAGGGTGTTACCAACATAGCCAGGCTGCTTAAGAGCATGGGCGTAACCGATGAAGAGATAAGAGAAGCACTTAGAATAGCCTATTTTGCTTCGGGAAATGCGATTTTGGCTTCGTATGCAGCGGCTTTCCCAGAAAATAAGTGA
- a CDS encoding ClpP family protease yields the protein MFNQNEKPTTEYADEREPFIYPQAGNIKEFGTVSGPLELNSDIHCLTIIGQIEGHIALPPQNKTTKYEHVIPQLVAIEESKNIKGLLLILNTVGGDVEAGLAIAEMISTMSKPTVSLVLGGGHSIGVPLAVSANCSFIAPSATMTIHPIRMTGLVVGIPQTYEYLNRMQDRVVDFIVRHSRITKEKLNELLVGTGGLSSDVGTVLIGEEAVRCGIIDYVGGVKEAMSKLRELISQSQGGDMH from the coding sequence ATGTTTAACCAAAATGAAAAACCCACAACAGAATACGCTGATGAAAGAGAGCCTTTTATATATCCTCAGGCAGGCAATATAAAGGAATTTGGGACTGTATCGGGGCCGCTGGAATTGAACAGCGATATTCACTGCCTGACCATCATAGGCCAAATAGAGGGGCATATAGCGTTACCACCTCAAAACAAAACCACAAAGTATGAACACGTCATCCCCCAGCTGGTTGCAATAGAGGAAAGCAAAAACATCAAGGGGTTACTGCTCATTTTAAATACCGTAGGGGGAGACGTGGAAGCCGGCTTGGCAATAGCTGAAATGATAAGCACAATGTCCAAACCCACGGTATCCCTGGTCTTAGGGGGAGGACACAGCATAGGTGTGCCCTTGGCTGTCAGCGCCAACTGCTCTTTCATCGCCCCCAGCGCTACCATGACTATTCACCCCATACGCATGACCGGACTGGTGGTAGGGATACCTCAGACCTATGAATACTTAAACAGGATGCAAGACAGGGTAGTGGACTTCATTGTGCGCCACTCGAGGATCACGAAAGAAAAGCTGAATGAGTTGCTTGTAGGGACGGGTGGGCTATCGAGCGATGTGGGAACGGTGCTCATTGGTGAAGAAGCGGTGCGATGCGGAATAATAGACTATGTGGGGGGCGTTAAAGAAGCCATGTCAAAGCTCAGAGAGTTGATATCCCAAAGCCAAGGGGGAGATATGCATTGA
- a CDS encoding dipicolinate synthase subunit B, whose amino-acid sequence MKLKGLKIGFCVTGSFCTFDKVLIALQKIVDEGAEVYPIFSYAVASTDTRFTAAADFRQKVETITGRKAITNIVDAEPIGPKKLLDVVVIAPCTGNTLAKLVNGITDTPVLMAAKAHLRNQRPVVIAISTNDALGNNAKNLGQIMNIKNIYLVPFYQDDPYNKPNSLIADMDKIIDTILLALEGKQIQPVLLEKKE is encoded by the coding sequence ATGAAGCTTAAAGGCTTGAAAATAGGTTTTTGCGTTACAGGGTCTTTCTGCACATTTGACAAGGTGCTCATTGCGCTACAAAAAATAGTCGACGAAGGCGCTGAAGTGTATCCCATCTTCTCATATGCCGTCGCGTCGACAGATACGCGATTTACCGCAGCCGCCGATTTCAGGCAAAAGGTAGAAACCATTACCGGGCGTAAAGCCATTACAAATATAGTTGACGCCGAACCCATAGGTCCCAAAAAGCTGTTGGATGTGGTGGTTATAGCGCCCTGTACGGGTAATACCCTAGCTAAGCTGGTCAACGGTATTACCGATACGCCAGTGCTGATGGCTGCCAAGGCGCACCTTCGCAACCAAAGGCCGGTAGTTATAGCCATATCCACCAACGACGCTCTAGGTAACAATGCTAAAAACTTAGGTCAAATCATGAACATAAAGAACATATACTTGGTTCCTTTTTATCAGGACGACCCATACAACAAACCCAATTCTTTAATTGCCGATATGGATAAAATAATAGATACCATACTACTTGCGCTTGAAGGAAAGCAGATTCAACCGGTACTTCTTGAGAAGAAAGAATAG
- a CDS encoding YlzJ-like family protein has translation MILHTIVPLQFVFGNFTGQISDARIIEWNNVKLEVLPAGEQKYQINRILSTNPFDYLNPKLQPGTLIRLEPKI, from the coding sequence TTGATACTGCACACCATCGTCCCTCTCCAATTCGTATTTGGCAACTTTACGGGCCAAATATCTGATGCCCGCATTATAGAATGGAATAACGTAAAGCTAGAGGTGTTGCCCGCCGGGGAACAAAAGTATCAAATCAACCGAATATTGAGCACCAATCCGTTTGATTATTTAAACCCCAAGCTGCAGCCAGGAACCCTAATACGGCTTGAACCTAAAATATAG
- a CDS encoding undecaprenyl-diphosphate phosphatase — MSLLYAIFLGILQGLTEFLPISSSGHLVIAQEVFKIEGASLAFDVILHVGTLVAVLIYYWRDVLSLISEFFVLIGDYIRGKNPKLLDHSRPYRVLMVMIIIATIPTALIGIIFNDLFSRLFETADFVGFELIVTGILLWIANGIVGGRKDLKNMTPLDAVTVGLMQGLAITPGISRSGATIFGGLIRGLSRELATRFSFLLSIPAILGAVVLEGKDAFESASAIHEVMPVLAGFLAAAVSGYLAIHLLISALQKKKLNYFSYYCWGLGILTIIYTWFVA; from the coding sequence TTGAGCCTTTTGTACGCAATCTTTCTTGGAATACTGCAAGGGCTTACAGAGTTTTTGCCAATAAGCAGTTCAGGACACCTGGTTATAGCGCAGGAGGTTTTCAAGATTGAAGGTGCAAGCCTGGCTTTTGATGTAATACTCCATGTGGGCACCTTAGTGGCAGTACTTATATATTACTGGAGGGATGTTTTAAGTCTCATAAGCGAATTTTTTGTACTGATAGGAGATTACATAAGGGGCAAAAATCCCAAACTGCTCGATCATTCAAGGCCTTATAGGGTTCTTATGGTCATGATAATAATAGCCACCATACCCACCGCTCTCATCGGAATAATTTTCAATGACTTGTTTTCTAGGCTGTTTGAAACTGCTGATTTTGTTGGCTTTGAACTTATTGTTACCGGCATACTATTGTGGATAGCCAACGGTATAGTGGGCGGCAGAAAAGACTTAAAGAACATGACCCCTCTAGATGCGGTAACCGTTGGCCTCATGCAGGGGCTGGCCATCACCCCCGGTATATCGCGTTCGGGGGCCACCATCTTTGGAGGGCTTATCAGGGGCTTAAGCCGTGAGCTGGCCACGCGCTTCTCGTTTCTGCTGTCTATCCCCGCAATATTGGGAGCGGTAGTGTTGGAAGGCAAGGACGCTTTCGAGAGTGCATCAGCCATACATGAAGTTATGCCGGTACTGGCAGGCTTTTTGGCTGCGGCTGTGTCAGGGTATCTAGCCATTCATCTCTTGATCTCGGCATTGCAAAAAAAGAAGCTCAACTATTTTTCTTATTATTGCTGGGGACTGGGCATCCTGACCATTATATATACGTGGTTTGTGGCGTAA
- a CDS encoding dUTPase — translation MDRLEHIFELQAKFDQALIEKRNLGHIKPEEWIQKEVLAIVSELGELLNEVNFKWWKNPKEIDYNAVKEELVDILHFFISMCIKVGMTADDLYQAYLIKNQENFARQEGRSKKTGYEWEAE, via the coding sequence ATGGACAGGCTGGAACACATATTTGAACTTCAGGCGAAGTTTGACCAGGCTTTAATTGAGAAGCGCAATCTGGGTCATATCAAACCAGAAGAGTGGATACAAAAAGAGGTGCTTGCTATAGTTTCAGAGCTCGGCGAGCTTTTAAATGAGGTCAATTTCAAGTGGTGGAAAAACCCAAAGGAAATAGACTATAATGCTGTGAAGGAAGAGCTGGTGGATATACTTCACTTTTTTATCAGTATGTGTATAAAGGTAGGGATGACTGCTGATGACCTGTACCAGGCATACCTTATAAAAAACCAGGAGAACTTTGCTCGGCAAGAGGGTAGATCTAAAAAGACCGGTTACGAATGGGAGGCTGAATAG
- the dpsA gene encoding dipicolinate synthase subunit DpsA: MAGNQIVLTFIGGDARQIEAMNMAVKEGFIVKAMGFKDIPSDSIKVYNNLEDDCFICHALILPIPYKNKYGYINIPSDPQSIILEQVMKKVEPPTIIILGKADHDIKKQAEEKNIRFFDILEEESFAILNAIPTAEGAIQRAMEKTDITLHGANVLVLGYGRIGRCLARMLKGIGARVTVEARKPEDLAWIYENGYNGVHLDDLDSVLSSQQVIFNTIPHLVLTRERLKKVDKDAVIIDLASAPGGTDFEAAKEFGIRAYLELSLPGIVAPKTAGRIVYQVIKELIERSQKLGIIRGL, encoded by the coding sequence ATGGCTGGCAATCAGATTGTACTTACATTTATAGGCGGCGACGCCAGGCAAATTGAAGCCATGAACATGGCAGTCAAGGAAGGTTTTATTGTAAAAGCAATGGGGTTTAAGGACATCCCCAGCGATAGCATAAAGGTATACAACAATTTAGAAGACGACTGCTTTATCTGTCACGCCCTTATACTCCCTATACCATATAAAAACAAGTACGGCTATATAAACATACCATCTGACCCGCAGTCCATAATTCTCGAACAGGTCATGAAAAAGGTGGAACCACCCACCATTATCATCTTGGGTAAAGCTGACCATGATATAAAAAAGCAGGCTGAAGAAAAGAACATACGCTTTTTTGACATCCTGGAGGAAGAATCCTTTGCCATACTCAATGCCATCCCAACTGCCGAAGGCGCTATCCAACGTGCCATGGAGAAAACCGATATAACCCTTCATGGAGCAAATGTGCTGGTATTGGGTTATGGAAGGATTGGAAGGTGTCTGGCCAGGATGCTAAAAGGCATAGGAGCGAGGGTAACGGTAGAGGCGCGAAAGCCAGAAGACCTGGCTTGGATATACGAAAACGGTTACAACGGCGTTCATCTCGATGATCTGGATTCCGTCTTGAGTTCACAACAGGTAATATTCAATACAATTCCACATCTCGTACTCACTCGTGAGAGGCTTAAAAAGGTGGATAAGGATGCTGTAATCATCGACCTCGCTTCAGCTCCGGGTGGTACTGACTTTGAAGCCGCAAAGGAATTTGGCATAAGGGCTTATCTTGAACTCAGCCTTCCAGGCATAGTTGCACCCAAAACTGCCGGAAGAATAGTGTATCAGGTGATAAAAGAATTGATAGAAAGGTCTCAAAAACTCGGTATAATAAGGGGGTTGTAG